The window GGGGTAGGGCGCTGGCCGGACCGCAGTCCCCGCCGGTGGGATAGGTTGTGCCGGTGAGCGAAGACGGTACGAATGTGACAGTTTCCCCGGGTAGGTCCGGGGTGGCCGCCCGGTCGTCCGCCGCACCGGTCCGGGTCGGCGTGCTCGGGGCCCGCGGCCGGATGGGCGTGCAGGTCTGCCGGGCGGTCGAGGGGGCCGACGGACTCGCCCTCGTCGCCACGATCGACGAGGGCGACCGGCTGTCCGACGCCTCGGACGCCGCCGCCGAGGTGGTCGTCGACTTCACCAACCCCGACGCGGTGATGGACAACCTGCGCTGGTGCGTCGACCAGGGGATCAACGTGGTCGTGGGGACCAGCGGGTTCACCGATCAGCGCCTCGACCAGGTCCGCTCCTGGCTGACCGACAGGCCCGAGATCGGCGTGGTGATCGCCCCCAACTTCGGCATCGGCGCGGTGCTGATGATGCAGTTCGCGGCGAAGGCGGCGCGGCACTTCGAGTCCGTCGAGATCATCGAGCAGCACCACTCGGCCAAGGTGGACGCGCCCAGCGGCACCGCCGGGCACACCGCGCGGGTGATCGCGGCGGCCCGGGCCGCCGCCGGGTCGGCCGCGATGCCGGACGCCACCACCGCCGAGGTGCCCGGCGCGCGGGGCGCGGACATCGACGGGATCCGGGTGCACTCGGTACGGGCCGCCGGTCTGGTCGCGCACCAGGAGGTGCTGTTCGGCACGGCGGGGGAGACCCTGACGATCCGGCACGACTCCTACGACCGTGCGTCGTTCATGCCGGGGGTGCTGCTGGCGGTACGGGCGGTGACGCGCCGCCCCGGGTTGACCGTCGGGCTGGACAGCCTGCTCGACTGAGCCCTGGTGGGTGCCCGGCTGGCCGAACAACTACTCCTCGGCTGGCCGGGTCACTGTTCTTCGGCGGCCGGTGGGACCGCCACGTGCAGCCGCAGCTGCGGCACCAGCATGTCGGCCACGTCCAACGCCCGCGTCGCCCCGTCCGGCTCCCAGCCGGCTGAGCCGAGGAACTTGCGGGTCGCCGGGTCCCGTTCGTACGCCCAGGCGACCGCAGTGTCGAAGCCGTCGGTGCGCCACAGGTCCACGGCGGCGGCGAGCAGTCGGCTGCCGTGTCCCCGCCGGCCCCAGCGCGGCTCGACCAGCAGGTCGGTGACGGCGGCGACCCGGTCACCGAGCGCCTCGGCCGGTTCCTCGGGAGCCAGGGCCTGCTCGTCGGCCGGACCGGACGCGGTGAAGCCCACCAGATAGGATTGCTCGGCCTGCTCGACGGCGACCAGCACCCGGTGCCGCTGCGACGGCGGATCGTTGATCGCGGCGTCCCACCGCTGCGCCAGCCAGCCCTCGTCCACCTCGTCGAGCACCTGGCGGGGCAGCAGCCGCCGGTAGGC is drawn from Micromonospora sp. Llam0 and contains these coding sequences:
- the dapB gene encoding 4-hydroxy-tetrahydrodipicolinate reductase — its product is MAARSSAAPVRVGVLGARGRMGVQVCRAVEGADGLALVATIDEGDRLSDASDAAAEVVVDFTNPDAVMDNLRWCVDQGINVVVGTSGFTDQRLDQVRSWLTDRPEIGVVIAPNFGIGAVLMMQFAAKAARHFESVEIIEQHHSAKVDAPSGTAGHTARVIAAARAAAGSAAMPDATTAEVPGARGADIDGIRVHSVRAAGLVAHQEVLFGTAGETLTIRHDSYDRASFMPGVLLAVRAVTRRPGLTVGLDSLLD
- a CDS encoding GNAT family N-acetyltransferase → MALGYVRPARPGDAGEIARIQLTTWRVAYRRLLPRQVLDEVDEGWLAQRWDAAINDPPSQRHRVLVAVEQAEQSYLVGFTASGPADEQALAPEEPAEALGDRVAAVTDLLVEPRWGRRGHGSRLLAAAVDLWRTDGFDTAVAWAYERDPATRKFLGSAGWEPDGATRALDVADMLVPQLRLHVAVPPAAEEQ